The following coding sequences are from one Sphingobium sp. V4 window:
- a CDS encoding TonB-dependent receptor, whose protein sequence is MQYFSATVSLLAVIASAGYPAFAQQAAQDEATVTPADQTQNQEIVVTGIRRSLEVAANIKRAAPNLVEAISAEDIGKFPDRNLAESLQRVTGVQITRNKGEGSGVSVRGLSENFTRTLYNGRVLTSPNGTRGFSFTSMPTDFVSTVEVSKTPTADMIDGGLSATIDVKINRPADVGKNIVTVVAEGLYETNPKKLTPHVSAFVNRVFGDGSFGVNLGVNYEKRKVIQAGFTGYGIEQRKENAANGRDYNVDGIISDTAYGFDHATTFVSDEGDFERKAIVGGLQWKPADNVNLYADGLATWFTDGFNRFEHQLRWTNIGGPNAAVRDSTVGENNLLTFLDADGVDHQSNNLRWVNKDRTINLAAGGDATFDRLTVSGEATYGRSVRNLSDFNSFAPISRASASYDLGDDFGAVPDIQYTRGYDPYDPSTFYLRSFSATRGRKNYETNKSARLDLKYDFDTSFIRSIKIGGYFGDDKIEFGERPRYFVSPQMLAQIYGTPYLPGVEGGAISAANLMKEVDYSRFVGEGLGRFLVPDYDKLFADASLDDIFARGTVTIDRTNQFIVREKVLAGYARADFATADDRISGNVGLRYVRTRLTSDGFGADIANAELQNDSITLIVPDSGPISFRNAYSNWLPSFNMRWSATDKLIVRMGIARAMTRPDLNRLSPSVAINANVRTITTQNPFLKPYLADQADLSLEYYFGRTGLLSAAVFYKDVKNFIVDTTSTETRTIKSTLTGTVTLDFRTFRPDNGAGGKIKGIELNAQLPLDMLPAPFDGFGVTSNLTLLDVSDVETVAGGPKVPIPGVSKRSYNLGAYYEKSGFGIRANYSYRSAAINSTIGTFGDGDRQNPYGQLDISANYDVSQNLSLTFNASNVTGATLKRETLQGVLLSEYDFGRRFTAGARIKF, encoded by the coding sequence ATGCAATATTTCAGCGCCACCGTCTCACTATTAGCCGTGATTGCCAGCGCTGGCTATCCAGCCTTCGCCCAGCAGGCGGCCCAAGATGAAGCGACGGTAACGCCTGCGGACCAGACCCAGAATCAGGAGATCGTCGTCACCGGCATTCGGCGCAGCCTGGAGGTCGCGGCCAATATCAAGCGAGCAGCGCCCAACCTCGTCGAGGCGATCTCCGCAGAAGATATCGGCAAGTTCCCGGACCGTAATCTTGCGGAATCGCTACAGCGCGTGACCGGCGTCCAGATCACCCGCAACAAGGGCGAGGGCAGCGGCGTCAGCGTGCGCGGCCTTAGCGAGAATTTCACGCGAACGCTCTATAATGGCCGCGTGCTGACATCTCCCAACGGTACACGCGGCTTCTCCTTCACCTCGATGCCGACCGATTTTGTAAGCACAGTGGAAGTCAGCAAAACGCCGACCGCCGACATGATCGACGGCGGCCTCTCCGCGACGATCGACGTCAAGATCAATCGCCCGGCTGACGTGGGCAAGAATATCGTAACGGTGGTAGCAGAGGGTCTGTATGAAACTAATCCCAAGAAGCTGACGCCCCATGTCTCCGCGTTCGTCAACCGCGTGTTCGGCGATGGCAGCTTCGGCGTGAACCTCGGCGTGAACTATGAAAAGCGCAAGGTTATCCAGGCCGGCTTTACCGGCTACGGCATCGAACAGCGCAAGGAAAATGCGGCGAATGGTCGGGACTATAATGTCGACGGCATCATATCCGACACGGCCTATGGTTTCGACCATGCGACCACCTTCGTATCGGACGAAGGAGATTTCGAGCGCAAGGCGATCGTCGGCGGTCTTCAGTGGAAGCCGGCAGACAATGTGAATCTCTATGCCGACGGCCTTGCAACATGGTTTACCGACGGCTTCAACCGCTTCGAACATCAGTTGCGCTGGACTAATATCGGCGGCCCGAATGCAGCCGTGCGCGACAGCACGGTGGGTGAGAACAACCTGCTGACCTTTCTGGATGCGGACGGGGTCGATCATCAGTCGAACAATCTGCGCTGGGTGAATAAGGACCGGACTATCAACCTTGCGGCTGGCGGGGACGCGACCTTCGATCGGCTGACCGTTTCGGGCGAGGCGACCTATGGTCGGTCAGTCCGCAACCTGTCGGACTTCAATTCCTTCGCGCCCATTTCGCGCGCGTCGGCTTCCTATGATCTGGGTGACGACTTCGGTGCAGTGCCCGACATTCAATATACGCGCGGCTATGATCCCTATGATCCCAGCACCTTCTACCTGCGTAGCTTTTCTGCCACGCGCGGGCGCAAAAATTATGAAACGAACAAGAGCGCGCGGCTCGACCTTAAATATGATTTCGACACCAGCTTCATCCGCTCGATCAAGATCGGCGGCTATTTCGGCGACGACAAGATCGAGTTTGGCGAACGCCCGCGCTATTTCGTCAGCCCACAGATGCTGGCCCAGATCTACGGCACGCCCTATCTGCCCGGTGTCGAGGGTGGCGCCATTTCCGCCGCGAACCTGATGAAGGAAGTCGATTATTCCCGCTTCGTCGGCGAAGGTCTGGGCCGCTTCCTCGTCCCCGATTATGACAAGCTGTTCGCTGACGCCAGTCTCGATGACATCTTCGCGCGTGGAACGGTGACGATCGACCGTACCAACCAGTTCATCGTGCGGGAAAAGGTTCTGGCCGGCTATGCCCGCGCCGATTTTGCGACGGCGGACGATCGGATCAGCGGCAATGTCGGTCTGCGCTATGTGCGCACCCGCCTGACCTCTGACGGGTTCGGCGCCGACATCGCCAATGCCGAATTGCAGAATGACAGCATCACGCTGATCGTGCCGGACAGTGGCCCGATTTCGTTCCGCAACGCCTATTCTAACTGGCTGCCCAGTTTCAACATGCGCTGGAGCGCCACCGACAAACTGATCGTGCGCATGGGCATTGCCCGCGCCATGACCCGTCCTGACCTCAATCGCCTTTCGCCGTCAGTAGCCATCAACGCGAATGTGCGCACGATCACGACGCAAAATCCCTTCCTCAAACCCTATCTCGCCGATCAGGCGGACCTGTCGCTCGAATATTATTTCGGCCGGACCGGCCTGTTGTCGGCGGCAGTCTTCTACAAGGATGTGAAAAACTTCATCGTCGACACGACATCGACCGAAACCCGCACGATCAAGTCGACTCTGACCGGCACAGTAACCCTGGACTTCCGCACCTTCCGTCCCGACAATGGCGCAGGCGGCAAGATCAAGGGCATCGAACTCAATGCTCAACTGCCGCTAGACATGCTGCCTGCGCCGTTCGACGGCTTCGGCGTCACCTCGAACCTGACCTTGCTCGACGTCAGCGACGTGGAAACGGTTGCTGGCGGTCCCAAGGTGCCGATACCCGGCGTGTCGAAGCGCAGTTACAATCTGGGCGCCTATTATGAAAAGAGCGGGTTCGGCATCCGCGCCAACTATTCCTATCGCAGCGCCGCGATCAACAGCACAATCGGCACGTTCGGGGACGGCGACCGGCAGAACCCCTATGGCCAGCTCGACATTTCAGCGAATTATGATGTCTCGCAAAATCTTTCGCTGACCTTCAATGCCAGCAACGTGACGGGCGCCACGCTCAAGCGTGAAACGCTGCAAGGCGTGTTGTTGAGCGAATATGATTTCGGTCGCCGTTTTACCGCCGGCGCGCGCATCAAATTCTGA
- a CDS encoding zinc-binding alcohol dehydrogenase family protein, which produces MARISCIEPGKLVMDDCEMPVPGPGEALVRIRRVGICGTDYHIVRGTQPYLSYPRVMGHELAGEIAVAAAGSRWRAGEPVCIMPYHNCGTCVACRKGKPNCCTNISVLGVHKDGGLAEYLAIEEAYLIAADGLPLDQIAMVEFLSIGLHAVRRANVGTGEKVLVVGAGPIGMAVAFFAAQDGADVTVLDSNAARVALCVDKLGARHGEILGDDVAQRLSALSDGEFFDAVFDATGNAKAIEAGFAYVAHGGRYVLVSIVSADILFSDPEFHKREMTLLGSRNATHADFASVIDVLRSGKFPLDAVVSHNLPFAELPDTIGQLMAPGSGVIKALVVL; this is translated from the coding sequence ATGGCAAGAATCAGCTGTATAGAACCTGGCAAGCTCGTCATGGACGACTGCGAAATGCCTGTTCCCGGTCCCGGCGAAGCCCTTGTACGCATCCGCCGTGTTGGCATCTGTGGAACCGATTATCATATCGTACGCGGGACGCAGCCCTATCTTTCTTACCCGCGGGTTATGGGCCATGAACTAGCGGGCGAAATAGCCGTCGCCGCAGCGGGGAGCCGTTGGCGCGCAGGCGAGCCGGTCTGCATCATGCCCTATCATAACTGCGGCACCTGCGTGGCGTGCCGGAAGGGCAAGCCCAATTGCTGTACCAATATCAGCGTGCTGGGCGTGCACAAGGATGGCGGTCTGGCCGAATATCTGGCGATCGAAGAAGCCTATCTGATCGCGGCGGACGGACTTCCGCTCGATCAGATCGCGATGGTCGAATTTCTTTCGATCGGTCTTCATGCGGTCCGGCGTGCCAATGTCGGCACGGGGGAGAAGGTGCTTGTCGTCGGAGCTGGCCCGATCGGCATGGCAGTCGCTTTCTTCGCCGCGCAGGACGGAGCGGACGTCACCGTGCTCGACAGCAATGCCGCGCGAGTTGCCCTTTGCGTTGACAAACTCGGCGCCCGTCACGGCGAGATATTGGGCGACGATGTCGCGCAACGGCTATCGGCCCTGTCGGACGGTGAGTTTTTTGATGCGGTGTTCGACGCGACCGGCAATGCGAAGGCAATCGAGGCCGGCTTTGCTTATGTCGCCCATGGCGGTCGCTATGTGCTGGTGTCGATCGTCTCTGCGGATATCCTTTTTAGCGATCCCGAATTCCACAAGCGCGAGATGACCCTGCTTGGCAGCCGTAACGCCACGCATGCTGATTTCGCGTCGGTTATCGATGTGCTGCGATCTGGCAAGTTTCCGCTCGATGCCGTGGTCAGCCACAATCTGCCATTTGCCGAATTGCCGGACACGATCGGCCAACTGATGGCCCCCGGTTCGGGCGTCATCAAGGCGCTGGTTGTCCTCTAA